Sequence from the Xiphophorus couchianus chromosome 23, X_couchianus-1.0, whole genome shotgun sequence genome:
AAAAGTGCtcataataatctaaaaactgCTTCAAATGAGCACCACCTCTAATGTAATGTACCGAGGAACCCCAAATATTAGTGAGCTTTTTAGGTTAAAATGAGTGACAGGAGAGCATAAAACTTTCCACAAGTCAATGAGCTATCTGGTGCTGGACAGCTGCAGTCTTCCTATAGAAAATAATGCTCTGTCTCATTAAAATAGCTAGCTGCTCAttctataaatgtaaaaaaaaaaaaatctaattaagcCAAAGTATATATTTAGAGATAAAACAGGTTATTTTTGCTTAACTGTGCATGTTTCAGAAGGTTGTAAATCAGTATGTTTCTGATCTAAACGTAGAAAATTATCTGGCAAAACCTATTCAACTGgttcacttggaaaaaaatcatattagTGTTGACcacatatattttattgtcatattttttcctacaaaaaaaaaatcttacaagaAATGTGCTTCAGATAGttctgaaaacaggaaaaaatttATCTAATGCAAGATTATATACAAGATCATATTTTTGTATGCATCAAAGCATGTGTTCTAAACTATCCATAAGACTACTTTCTCttgtttaatgtatttatagAGGTTAATTGTAGGTTTTTCCTCACTTGCTGTATGGGGGGGGTAGTGTTAGTCATTCAGGGTAAAAATGGCCCGTTAAATGGAACATCTCTTATGACTTATACATAGATATTACATTGACTGAATTTTATGCATTACAGTATTTTATGAATATACATTGGTCAATATTTTGCAGTTGGTAACTGGCTCAGAAGTGTTGTGCAtgcataaatcatttaaagaGTATCCTAAGTGTTAGCATTCATTTaacatttgttactttttataaTTTGTAGGCGCAGTCACATGCAGTTCCCGTGTCACATCTGTCTGCAGTTCAACGCATTGACCATCAGGGCGCAGCAGAGCACACACGAAACAACCCAAATGATCATTTCCCACCATCTACGAGAACCACAAAACTAAATCCTCCCAATGATTTTCCCCAAATTCGTTCCAAACCCACCCCAGGGTTTCAGtcccttttcttttccactGAGTTCATAACTGAACCTAAACTGGGAAATGTGGAGGAAGTTCCCAGTGCAGAATCTGATGCCCTGAGTGCAGCTTTACACAGCTTGGGGTTTGGTGACAATTCGAAAGCTCTTAAAGAAGAACGTGACCACCTGGAGGATGAACTTGAGCACATAAAAGCAGAGCTTCAGGCGATAACTCAGGAGAATGCTGAAATAAAGCTACAACTCAGGAGAGAGACTGAAAAACAACCAAGTGCAAAAGCTCAGTTGTCATCAGAAGAAATggtatttcatgtttttttttctaaaatgttttcaagacAAATTGTCGCTTCcattatatttgtatttacattgtatctttttattgttatgcTTTATAGATTATCACACCTGCCACCTGTGATGTAGATCATCCTCTTCCATTAAATTCTGCTGGAGATGATGCAGTTCTTGACCTTGCACAAAGTGAGCTCATCCTAGCCCTGAATCAGGAAAACCGGGCCTTGGCAGAAAGGATCCAAGAGCTGCAGGCTCACATTGAACTCAGAGAAGAGGAGATGAAAACGGAGCAAACACACCTCAGGGAGTGTATTTGTCGGCTGGAGGAGGATGTTGTCAGGTTGGAGCAGGAGAACCAAGAACAAGTCAGTTTGATCTCAGAACTCACCAGGAAGACTGAGGATGATCTGAATACCATTATGGAGCTTCGGCAAAAATTTGAAGAGAGCAAAGAGAAACCACAGAGTAACCAGCACTGCAGATCTCTGGGGCAAAATGAACACCACACTGAAATACCGGGATGCCTCcaactggaaaaacaaaaagaatgtgTGGACAGTCTAGTAGAAAATATGCTTAAAGAAGATAAAGAAACACAGTTGAGTTTCAGTCAAGAAACTGTCAGTTTGACCACAGCCTCCTTGTCTGGCTGTCAGCAAAACATTCAGCGTGACTCATTACAAAACCACTCTCAGAACAGCCTGCATGTTAGTTCTTTGACAGATGAAGTAGCCCAGCTCAACAACTCAATCCAGAGcctcaaaacagaacaaaaagagcTGACAGCCAACATCAGTTCTCTACGAGAAGAGCAGAAAGAAGTCGCTCTGTCACTCCAAAGACAAAcggaagaaaaacagcagctaaCTCGCTCAGTATGGGCGCTGAAGGAGCAGAAAGATTGCATCTTTCAGTCTCTACATGGACTTAAGCAAGAGAAAGAGCAGCTGAGCAGGGTTGTCTGCAGTCTGAAGGATGAAAAAGATCAGTACACGAGGTCCAACAGTGGccttaaaaaagagaaagaggaacTAAATCTGTTGTTATCTGCTCTTCAAAGAGATAAAGATGTGATAAAAGAATCTATTTTGAGTGGTGAAGAAGAGAGGGATCGGATCATGAAGTCTCTGCAGAGTTTACAGACAGAAAGCGAGCAGCTAAGCCAAACTGTTCTTCATTTAAATGAACAGCGAGACAAAATAACAGAGTCCCTTAAGAGTCTCACAGAACAGAGAGACCAGAAGGAACTAACTCACACTTTAAAAGAGGAGCGTGACCAGCTAATAACATCTGTCAGCagtttgaaagaagaaaaggaaaaagtcgAGCAATCTGTCATCTGTTTAAAGGAAGAGCAAAGAAACATAAAGCAAATAATCCTGAGTTTACAAGAGGACAGGTGCAACCTTCAAATGCAAGCTGAGAAGACCAATCATGAATTAAATCTAAGAAATGATTATATGACAAAGAGGACAGAGAAAGGAGATGATGCTCGAGGATGTGAGACCAGTAACAACAGAGGAAAGTCTGTGAAGGTACTTAAAGTAATTTCATTGACATATTGATTAAATTCAAGTCTTATGTTTTAAGTTTATACCCTAATAGTGCTGCAGTACACCATACCATGTTTAACtcaatatgatttttttatgaatgacaGAATGTTAGTGACTTGATGAGGGAGATTGAAGCTTTGGAAGATGAATTAAAGAAGTCAAGAGAAGAAGCGGGAAAGAATCATGCAGAGGTGAGTACAAGCAACTATGAATATATAACACTTGTACGTACATGATCTTTATTGTCTTTCTTATATATGAAGATAAGGAAGCTGCATACTGAGCTGTCCCAGTCAGAAGCCAGGTGtgaaacattagaaaaaaagtcAGCTGATCAGATCATGAGACTGACAGAATCAGCCAGTCAGAGGGAAGACATCATGAAGGAAAATGAGACCCTTACACTGCAGGTACTTCATTAAATATATCTTAACCTCCTTTCATTAATATGTTACTGTGatgttaataaaattatttcacatcttTTGTGTAAATGGGGTTCTACATTAAAAATCACAGATAAAACCTCATGTAGAAAACACCAGCTTTTTGGTGACTGTCCCAAATGACAAAGAAATAACTCCTAATTACATATACCCTcaattattaaactttttatacaattattttttttaaaaaaactcttgTTCATCTTCATATAGTTAATCCTATTCTGGATGTTTTATGCATAGTTTTGTGGTTAACATTGCGTAGTTGCTTTGCTGCTATTTAGTAAAATCCAGAAATCTTCTTGGATATTCAGATTTTCCAAGAACGTTTCCTGAGCTAAGATCAGTTTTTACAGGACTTGATGTAATTCAAAGAATTAATGATCGTTTTTCTGCTTCGTCTAAAAGTTAAACTCAAcgacaaaaaaagaaaccttcTCTGTGCTTCTCTTACTTTTCTTAGACTTCTAAGAAGACTAAAACCCTAACacctgctttgatcaaaaactctCTTTGATGCCCAAAATTAATCAGTTTatggtattttttaaaagaagccaCCAATTCATTACACCAGGCATACAATGATCCAATTAACTGAACACCTCCTCTGTAATATCACTGAACCTGGTAAAATATCTCCACAAGCCACTTATTTATCCCTCTTATCTTGTGCTTTTGCAGACTCTACTATCTTTATTTCAAAGGCTATATTTCTGCTAttgtatataaaacaaataactcTTTCTTCTAGAAACCTTCTTTCCTGTTTTCAAAGGTGGAGATAAAAGTCAGATTTCCATGTAGTTTGgcagctttttgttgttttagacaGTTTCTGCTCGTTCTTTGTAAATGGTGTATATATGCGTTGCGTCTGACTAGTGGCTGTGGCTCGTGCAggtgaaggagctgcaggatAAACTGATGGTCCTGCTCAGAGAGAAGACTGATGCTTTGTCTCTGAAGGCACAAACAGACGAGCGCCATCACATCCTTTCTGCTCAGCTCAAAGCTAAGGCAcggcttgtttatttttctttatgactCGGTATTAACCATCGAGGACATTCATTTAAGTAACAACCATGCGGCAATGACTTAAGGCTGATAAATGGATGTTTTACAGACGTATAACAAGGTGATGGTGACATTTCCCATTTAATCAGCATCATTGTTCTTCTGCTGTTTAAAGTAGCCTCATTAATTTGTCCTTGATGTGAAATATGTGTGTAACCTTCCACAGACCGtggctctggaggagctgaactCAGAGTACGTCGCTCTGAAACGAGGACGGGGCAGGAAGGACGATCAGACCGCTGCGCTCGTCTCCCTCAGAGCACGCTACAATGACATCAGAGCCAAGGTGGGTAACCAGTCAGCAACTTTTCTGATGTTCtgccttcattttattttttgagtattaaatgtgtgtgattttatttgcagtATGATGCacttcttaaaagaaaaagccaaaCTGATCTGGATGTAGCTCCCTTAAaggtgagaaaacaaaacaatttttcacctgaattgttgttttaaattgcttttgCTGCTGAACAGCTCCCTGTGGATGatttttgcttacaaaatttttttttccaataatagGCCAAGCTGTCTTGCCTGGTGGTGAAGTGTCAGGAGAGAAACATCTTGTTAGCTGAGATGATGAAGTCCATGCACAGAGACGGCAGTCTGGAGCCCAGGCTGACGCAGCAGGCCGAGCATCTGCTCGGTGATGCTGCTTTGCAGGATTACGCTGCTGCATTCTCACCAGAAAGCAAAATTCAACGCAGAGAGCACTATAGTGACtttacacaacattttttttcagcatttcaaGGCTGCAACAAGGGAATCCTGCCTGATCCAACCTGCCCAGTTGTATCAAACTGTTTGATTACGCATCAAAATAAAGTCTCAGCTGAATCTGGAGTTCAGTGCGGTGAGAGTGAAAAACACTCTTTGATATTTGCCAGAGAGGCTTCGGCAAACTTCCGGAAAGTtgcacctgcagcagcagaaacactaAAGGAAACCCCCCCTGGGTCAGTGTCTCCTTCAAGTACTACGGTGTCCCCTGTCGTCCCATTAAAGGAGATCTTCTCCACAAACAGCCCCCAGGTGaggaaatataaacacttttaaaacatgTGTTGTAAAGCAACCCATCGCTGTAGTCTACAAATAATGATGCATAATATAGCTAAGCTATAacaatggttttgtttttccacagcagctagttaaataaacaaagtgaaaaaatggATCGATAATTTTGATTACAGATATTTGTTTCAAAGAATCGAAGATTAATCCAAACACTAAGAAAGCAGCTAAATTATGCAAACGTTTAACTTGAAGGATACCAAAAAATTGCTCTGATACGTTTTGTTCAATTTGTAGGATGCTCAAGTTAtacttaaattttgttttactgcacCTAAATAGTTAAAACCAGTCATTACTAGATTTAAAGCACCAGATCATCTAGATTTAAAGCACCAGATCATACATTCTCATTACATGCCTGTAATGAGAATGtatgtattttctgtttgtaagtTGTGTTCTCGTTTATAAATAACAAACAGTAAATCTTTATTAACCCTTGCTCAGCTGTCTCCTGTCACTGCATCACTCGAAGCAACCAGCCGACCAGAGAAAATTGACTTCCTTGATTTGGAGGTGAAAGACAAGCACTCCTCAGATACAGCCGAGGTGGGCATACACTTGCATGGTCCTCCTTCGGCGTCCTCAAGCACACGAGTCAGTCCCAGCAGGAGACTCAGCAGTCCTGAGAAGATTCTCAACCTGCAAGAAGAACTGCAGAAGACACTGATGGACAGCTTTCAGGTAACCTGAGGCGTAAATGTTTAACAGGATTACGGActtttaagaaatcctttaagtattcaaaaagatattttaatacaaattaaagTAAGATGTTAAGATGGTTCATGTTTCTGGGTGTCTTCTTTTAAAGGCACCAGAGAACAGAGGACGAGGAAAGCATCCTCAGAGAAATCTCTCACCTTCAGCACCTGCAGACCTAAACTCACCCAAACCAGCAAGACATTTTCCTATCAGTGATAAATGTACAGAGTCTCTGCCAGTCTCACAATTTTGTTTCCACACTAAACACACCCAAGACGTAGCTACTAATTATGACGCTTCTAAGAAATCACCAACACTTTTTAATGCAGTCACATCTCGGTCTACTAATGCCAAATTAAGTCCAAGCATGTTCACATCCTGCCACCTTAAAGCAGACAGATCTAAAAGACAAGAACTTTTAATATGtcctgatttttttctcaagcCTGCGACTCACAGAAAAGACAGCTCCATCTCTAGTGATGACATCAagttattcacacacacaaagcagatAGAAAAGAAATTCAACCCCATGCTTGATTTATCTATCATTACACAAACAGATCCACTCAATACATCCTGCAGTCAGTCTGCTTGTTTCTCTCCTGAGAAATCCCACAAGGCTGCTCCACATTCCACTGCTGCATTGGAAAATGCTTCAAGACCCAGACCAGGTAAGGCGAAAACTCAAGATGTCTggactttctttttctgtgtgaaaaaaaattgtggtcAGTGAGTGCTGTCTGAAAAGCTGAATCTTCTCTGATTTATCACTTCcagaaacttttttcatattacaTTTGCGGTGTTTTGATTcaaattttcatgatttttgaGACAGATATAAACACATATGATGCATTCAGGTGCAAAtaggctatttttttttattactttccaGCAATAAAAAATCTTGAACACTCTTACACAACTTCAGCTACTCATAGGTTTTAAGGTGAGAGACAAAAATTCAAGATGAGGACCTGAGCAACTATTATAGTGTTGAGAAAGATGGTGCACTACATTACGGCACCATATTGGTTTTTCTTCTCCTATTCTTGTGATATTAGATTCCCTGCAAATATGTCCTTTTCTCTGTGCCTgtcttttaaattaatgaaaacgTTGCAGCACACTCCAGTGCACGTTCTTGTTTAGTGTTCCCCATTTCGCTGCCTGCACTACACTCTGCTGTATACGATTATTACGTTTTAATGTATCATTTGGGCCTATTAGCGCTCTCTGAATGtactgtgttgttttgtttgttgtggttagaatttgaaatatgaaaacgGCTCGTCCttctacactgaaaaaagtaaagaaaactgAGTGTAAATGGCTAAAATTTTGTCGAACTTTCTTTAGAAGCGCCAGCGGAGGTTCGCTCTGTTGAGGTTATTAAAACAGTGGGACAGAGCAGCCTTTTGATTGGCTGGGAGAGGCCTCCTCTTGACGAGCTCGGCTGCAGCAATGACACTTTTGTGTATGGCTACAGGGTGGGTAGAAAAAATATGCTCTTTAGATTTGCATgtgttcttttcattttcaacctTGGGATGTTTACCACGTCTCTTGAACAAATACAGCATTTCATTTTCATCCCTCAGGTGTTTGTCAACAAGGAATTCCATAAATCTGTCCTGAGCTCAGCGTGTACCAAGGTACAAGCCCTCTTAACACTTTACAGATGAAACATGCTGAAttttatttacctaaaacactCACTCATATAtagtatgcattttttttattttagtgtattCTGGAGAACATCAACTTGAGTGAACCTGTCCACATTGGTGTTCAGACTCTGGCCTCTAATGGACTCCACTCTGACAGCGTCTACACCCTTTATTTCAGCTCAAACAAAGAATAGTTCATTCTAACCTCTCAATGGGACAGAACAGCAGGTTagatttgtgattttgtttcgTTAACTATCtcaaatgtgttt
This genomic interval carries:
- the LOC114139200 gene encoding protein MLP1 homolog, whose protein sequence is MQLSHKLDQTLHMLRQEVRTMSQDKEREEHVWRDRLHRCQRQLKVKDEEMSRQAQYFESFKIKLQQKLNLARDREQSLQNRIYSLEKQLLDVTVSCATGMATITAVRITAGTVKPMNELDKLPSMRGEGEGEEENKEERKKQWQPNVGPLSKERTKVDESKTDSVIEGGQDKETKHTSKEARLQSFIISLQEDLKVLLEREEEGMTERRKLLEELQEAQENRHFLGCTVEEMKAELHQLRQSENSMMEEVEDLRKENQSLQEILRDAGHSTPPLSSLKSEATCTIPVVNLPCCCPDTPVSPLSPGMALGQSSTGSLVGEAQSHAVPVSHLSAVQRIDHQGAAEHTRNNPNDHFPPSTRTTKLNPPNDFPQIRSKPTPGFQSLFFSTEFITEPKLGNVEEVPSAESDALSAALHSLGFGDNSKALKEERDHLEDELEHIKAELQAITQENAEIKLQLRRETEKQPSAKAQLSSEEMIITPATCDVDHPLPLNSAGDDAVLDLAQSELILALNQENRALAERIQELQAHIELREEEMKTEQTHLRECICRLEEDVVRLEQENQEQVSLISELTRKTEDDLNTIMELRQKFEESKEKPQSNQHCRSLGQNEHHTEIPGCLQLEKQKECVDSLVENMLKEDKETQLSFSQETVSLTTASLSGCQQNIQRDSLQNHSQNSLHVSSLTDEVAQLNNSIQSLKTEQKELTANISSLREEQKEVALSLQRQTEEKQQLTRSVWALKEQKDCIFQSLHGLKQEKEQLSRVVCSLKDEKDQYTRSNSGLKKEKEELNLLLSALQRDKDVIKESILSGEEERDRIMKSLQSLQTESEQLSQTVLHLNEQRDKITESLKSLTEQRDQKELTHTLKEERDQLITSVSSLKEEKEKVEQSVICLKEEQRNIKQIILSLQEDRCNLQMQAEKTNHELNLRNDYMTKRTEKGDDARGCETSNNRGKSVKNVSDLMREIEALEDELKKSREEAGKNHAEIRKLHTELSQSEARCETLEKKSADQIMRLTESASQREDIMKENETLTLQVKELQDKLMVLLREKTDALSLKAQTDERHHILSAQLKAKTVALEELNSEYVALKRGRGRKDDQTAALVSLRARYNDIRAKYDALLKRKSQTDLDVAPLKAKLSCLVVKCQERNILLAEMMKSMHRDGSLEPRLTQQAEHLLGDAALQDYAAAFSPESKIQRREHYSDFTQHFFSAFQGCNKGILPDPTCPVVSNCLITHQNKVSAESGVQCGESEKHSLIFAREASANFRKVAPAAAETLKETPPGSVSPSSTTVSPVVPLKEIFSTNSPQLSPVTASLEATSRPEKIDFLDLEVKDKHSSDTAEVGIHLHGPPSASSSTRVSPSRRLSSPEKILNLQEELQKTLMDSFQAPENRGRGKHPQRNLSPSAPADLNSPKPARHFPISDKCTESLPVSQFCFHTKHTQDVATNYDASKKSPTLFNAVTSRSTNAKLSPSMFTSCHLKADRSKRQELLICPDFFLKPATHRKDSSISSDDIKLFTHTKQIEKKFNPMLDLSIITQTDPLNTSCSQSACFSPEKSHKAAPHSTAALENASRPRPEAPAEVRSVEVIKTVGQSSLLIGWERPPLDELGCSNDTFVYGYRVFVNKEFHKSVLSSACTKCILENINLSEPVHIGVQTLASNGLHSDSVYTLYFSSNKE